A portion of the Thermosediminibacter oceani DSM 16646 genome contains these proteins:
- a CDS encoding ASKHA domain-containing protein, whose product MIGESETIASACAFAGFPLDQVCGGRGTCGKCKVEIVKNGETKEVLACQEKVSDELIILLKRDQINKKVNILTEGDLIPVEFDPAVKKVYIEKESLKTPPCSGDWENINNLLNVDIKTPSLELLQKLSNILHKQDISGITLTYWHNELLDLDVNNTEKDLYGFAIDVGTTTVVAYLYNLHTGERMGIYSALNGQVSEGADVITRILACINNPGGLAKLQEKILDTINQLVEQAVNEHHIDNGDIYYVALCGNSTMQHLFLGLNPEFLGKSPFTSTTTSGVVTKAKQLNININPNAIVYFLPLIGGFVGADTLAVLLSLPETDHLGYRLIIDLGTNGEIVIGNKDRMLAASTAAGPALEGGGIQFGMRGTTGAIERVNLQNGNIAIKVIGGGKPTGICGSGLIDAVAEMLRVGIITETGKLLKKEEYLNTCPPEYRGLADRLETIDGINCFILATEEQSQNGQKIYITQKDIRAVQLAKSAIYTGCNLLVQEYGIKPEQLKEILIAGAFGNYIDIEKGQYIGLLPSWGVPTRSIGNAAGAGVQLFMLSKEIREKTYDIQRKVTHIELATNPYFQNEFVRNMKFSRKS is encoded by the coding sequence ATGATTGGCGAAAGCGAAACAATTGCATCCGCTTGCGCCTTTGCAGGTTTTCCACTGGATCAGGTTTGCGGAGGCAGGGGGACCTGCGGAAAATGCAAAGTGGAAATTGTCAAAAACGGGGAAACAAAAGAGGTTCTAGCATGCCAGGAAAAAGTGAGCGATGAGCTAATAATACTGTTGAAGAGAGATCAGATAAATAAAAAGGTCAATATTCTGACAGAAGGCGATCTTATACCTGTCGAATTTGACCCTGCCGTAAAAAAAGTTTATATAGAAAAAGAATCCCTCAAAACCCCTCCCTGTTCGGGTGATTGGGAAAACATAAATAATTTATTGAATGTCGATATAAAAACTCCTTCACTGGAATTGCTTCAAAAATTATCAAATATTTTGCACAAGCAGGATATAAGCGGTATCACACTCACTTATTGGCACAACGAGCTGCTAGACCTGGACGTAAACAACACCGAAAAAGACTTATACGGTTTTGCCATAGACGTTGGCACCACAACGGTAGTAGCATATTTATACAATCTTCACACGGGAGAAAGGATGGGTATTTATTCGGCATTAAACGGTCAGGTTTCCGAAGGTGCCGATGTAATTACAAGAATCCTCGCTTGCATAAATAATCCCGGTGGCCTGGCAAAACTTCAGGAGAAAATCTTAGACACGATCAATCAATTAGTCGAACAGGCCGTGAACGAACACCATATCGATAACGGTGATATTTATTACGTTGCTCTCTGCGGAAACTCTACGATGCAGCACTTGTTTTTGGGTTTAAATCCCGAGTTTCTTGGTAAATCCCCGTTTACCAGCACCACAACGAGCGGTGTCGTTACGAAAGCAAAACAGCTTAATATAAACATAAATCCTAACGCAATCGTATACTTCTTGCCCCTGATCGGAGGTTTTGTAGGCGCTGATACTTTAGCAGTATTACTTTCTCTCCCCGAAACCGATCATCTCGGATATCGATTGATAATAGATTTGGGAACAAATGGCGAAATCGTCATCGGAAACAAAGACAGAATGCTCGCCGCTTCAACGGCTGCAGGACCGGCTCTAGAGGGAGGCGGGATACAGTTCGGTATGCGGGGAACCACCGGGGCTATAGAGAGGGTAAATCTTCAAAACGGAAACATTGCCATTAAAGTAATAGGCGGTGGTAAGCCCACCGGTATCTGTGGTTCCGGATTAATCGACGCAGTGGCGGAAATGCTGAGGGTTGGTATTATTACGGAGACTGGAAAACTGCTGAAAAAAGAAGAATATCTCAATACATGCCCTCCGGAATACAGAGGACTGGCAGACCGGTTGGAAACAATAGACGGTATAAATTGCTTCATTCTCGCTACCGAAGAACAGTCTCAAAACGGCCAAAAGATATATATCACTCAAAAAGATATTCGGGCTGTTCAGCTGGCAAAATCAGCCATATACACCGGGTGTAACCTTTTAGTTCAGGAATATGGAATTAAACCGGAACAGCTCAAGGAAATTCTCATTGCCGGAGCTTTCGGCAATTATATCGACATTGAAAAGGGGCAATATATTGGCCTTTTGCCTTCTTGGGGCGTTCCGACCCGTTCCATAGGCAATGCAGCAGGGGCTGGAGTACAACTTTTCATGTTGTCTAAAGAAATTCGCGAAAAAACCTACGATATTCAAAGAAAGGTAACGCATATAGAGTTAGCTACAAATCCATATTTCCAAAATGAATTCGTTAGAAATATGAAATTCTCAAGAAAAAGTTAA
- a CDS encoding IS110 family transposase, with the protein MFACIDVSASKLDLVCIDEQGIQLSSSRSLPNNLEGVNTLVQALDSIANNVTKINIGLEATSVYGVLLNGFSSFEALFGRGF; encoded by the coding sequence ATCTTTGCGTGTATCGATGTCAGCGCTTCTAAGCTGGATTTAGTATGCATTGATGAACAGGGTATTCAACTTTCTTCTTCCAGATCCCTTCCCAATAATCTCGAGGGTGTCAACACCTTAGTTCAGGCATTGGATTCCATCGCTAATAATGTCACTAAGATCAATATAGGTCTGGAAGCTACTTCAGTTTATGGTGTACTTCTTAATGGATTCTCCTCATTTGAAGCCTTATTCGGTCGAGGTTTTTGA
- a CDS encoding folate family ECF transporter S component: MNYFKSRKITYIAMFIVLNIVLTRIGSIRIGFGGVEFGRFGFGGFPTIFASIAMGPVAGGIVGAVGDLIGYWINPMGAYMPHFTLTAALDGIIPALVLRIFKTKQPAFWQLFLAIATTQIITSIILVPYFLYKLFGVPLVYKIPSAIIGQAFHIPIYTAFARILLKRVNFNPVLSKN, translated from the coding sequence ATGAATTATTTTAAATCGAGAAAAATCACCTATATTGCCATGTTCATCGTGCTCAACATAGTGCTTACGAGGATAGGTAGTATACGGATAGGCTTTGGAGGAGTGGAGTTTGGAAGGTTTGGATTTGGAGGATTTCCTACTATATTTGCGAGCATTGCAATGGGACCGGTTGCGGGTGGTATAGTGGGTGCCGTGGGGGATTTGATCGGTTACTGGATAAACCCCATGGGGGCTTATATGCCGCATTTTACGTTAACAGCAGCATTAGACGGTATAATACCCGCGCTGGTACTACGAATTTTTAAAACTAAACAACCCGCTTTTTGGCAGCTGTTTTTAGCTATTGCAACAACGCAGATAATAACATCGATTATACTCGTCCCGTATTTCCTCTATAAACTGTTCGGTGTTCCGCTAGTCTACAAAATTCCCTCAGCAATTATAGGCCAGGCTTTTCATATACCTATATATACAGCATTTGCTAGAATTCTTTTAAAGAGAGTAAATTTTAATCCGGTACTTTCAAAAAATTAA
- a CDS encoding cobalamin B12-binding domain-containing protein: MKNLISVEESIIKAVEELNETKVIRLASKALNAGMDPLFLLDLIKEGVKRVGKLYEDQKYFIADLIMAGLIFKEVLELEKMKLKFQRKSNEILGRVIVGTVKGDLHDIGKEIFEGLMKANGFEAIDLGVDVSKEVFTKSVIKYKPDIVALSGVLTSTIDSMKEIVDALVEAGVRNDVKIILGGSHLTKEACDYIGADFYTNDASEGVRLCKQMLGKI; the protein is encoded by the coding sequence ATGAAGAATCTAATAAGTGTAGAAGAATCGATAATAAAGGCGGTAGAAGAATTGAATGAAACGAAAGTTATTAGGTTGGCGAGCAAAGCGCTGAATGCAGGCATGGATCCGCTGTTCTTGCTAGATTTAATAAAAGAAGGCGTAAAAAGAGTGGGGAAATTATATGAGGATCAAAAATATTTTATAGCTGATTTAATTATGGCCGGTCTTATTTTTAAAGAGGTTTTGGAATTGGAAAAAATGAAATTAAAATTCCAGAGAAAGAGTAATGAGATATTGGGAAGGGTGATAGTGGGAACGGTCAAGGGTGATTTGCATGATATTGGGAAAGAAATTTTTGAAGGCCTGATGAAGGCGAACGGGTTTGAAGCCATTGACCTGGGGGTAGATGTATCGAAAGAGGTGTTCACTAAAAGCGTCATTAAGTACAAACCCGATATTGTAGCATTAAGCGGTGTTCTAACGTCCACTATAGACTCGATGAAGGAGATTGTAGATGCATTGGTTGAAGCTGGAGTAAGAAACGATGTTAAGATTATTTTGGGTGGAAGTCATTTAACGAAGGAAGCCTGCGATTATATAGGTGCTGATTTTTACACAAATGATGCTTCTGAAGGTGTCAGACTGTGTAAACAAATGCTTGGGAAAATATGA
- a CDS encoding uroporphyrinogen decarboxylase family protein: MTDVKALQQERISIYQDVYNDKIPKRVPVNIGLPFEVIAQFGGLDLCEAQWNPAIVEEAVDKICQTVYSDICVFMGSMRYPSFYEILKSQSFRMASNGFIQHPEVTGMFPEDYDYLIENPYDCLLERVIPRQYKAFNPEDPINCAINLAKSILAYNDDFMQSGIIIKKMEEKYGYYPGGLFSGGFTEAPFDFLSDQLRGFKGISMDIRRMPDKVAAACDALYPIVFKMGLPPANSNQIFIPLHMPPFMREKDFEKLYWPSFKRLLDEYASMGIHCILFCEHDWTRYLDYLYELPTDTILWFEYGDPKVIKEKLGKKHIITGLYPVMNLKTKTKEECVEEVKRYIDILAPGGKYIFNFDKTPLLYGDIKLECLCAVAETVRDYAVYSNAGETAGMVFNKEDYKVEPSRKFESKYYKTWEQYKALNPEVSDFGRPKLENLEETIFHYLMFLLV, from the coding sequence ATGACAGATGTGAAAGCATTGCAGCAGGAAAGAATAAGCATATATCAAGATGTCTACAACGATAAAATTCCAAAGAGAGTGCCTGTAAATATAGGCCTTCCATTTGAGGTTATAGCCCAGTTCGGCGGTCTGGACCTTTGTGAAGCCCAGTGGAATCCGGCCATTGTTGAAGAAGCCGTTGACAAAATATGCCAGACGGTATACTCGGACATATGCGTCTTTATGGGATCTATGAGATATCCTTCTTTCTATGAAATACTAAAGTCCCAGTCCTTTCGAATGGCTTCAAACGGATTTATCCAGCATCCCGAAGTAACGGGTATGTTTCCGGAAGACTATGACTATCTAATTGAAAATCCTTATGACTGCCTTCTCGAAAGGGTTATTCCGAGACAGTACAAAGCGTTTAATCCGGAAGATCCCATAAATTGCGCAATTAATTTAGCTAAAAGTATATTGGCGTACAACGACGATTTTATGCAATCGGGAATAATCATAAAGAAAATGGAAGAAAAATACGGATATTATCCCGGGGGATTATTTTCGGGCGGTTTTACGGAAGCTCCATTTGATTTTTTGTCAGATCAACTAAGGGGTTTCAAAGGAATCAGCATGGATATAAGGAGAATGCCCGATAAAGTGGCGGCAGCCTGCGACGCTCTCTATCCGATAGTATTCAAAATGGGCTTACCACCGGCAAATTCAAACCAGATATTTATCCCCTTGCACATGCCGCCATTTATGAGGGAAAAGGATTTTGAAAAATTATACTGGCCGAGTTTCAAGAGGCTGCTGGATGAATATGCATCAATGGGTATTCACTGCATCTTATTCTGTGAGCACGATTGGACGAGATACCTTGATTATCTTTATGAACTTCCGACCGATACGATTCTATGGTTCGAATACGGTGATCCGAAGGTTATAAAAGAAAAGCTGGGCAAGAAGCACATAATTACGGGTCTTTATCCAGTAATGAATCTTAAGACCAAAACGAAGGAAGAATGCGTAGAGGAAGTCAAGAGGTACATCGATATCCTTGCTCCGGGCGGCAAATATATATTTAACTTCGATAAGACTCCTCTGCTGTATGGTGATATTAAATTAGAATGCCTGTGTGCGGTGGCCGAAACCGTAAGGGATTACGCCGTTTACAGCAATGCGGGTGAAACTGCCGGTATGGTATTTAATAAAGAAGATTATAAAGTGGAACCTTCAAGAAAATTCGAAAGCAAATACTATAAGACCTGGGAGCAATACAAGGCGTTGAACCCAGAAGTTTCGGATTTCGGCAGGCCGAAACTTGAGAACCTTGAAGAAACTATTTTCCATTATTTGATGTTCCTTCTCGTATAA
- a CDS encoding methyltetrahydrofolate cobalamin methyltransferase: MIIIGEKINGTIPRVKKAIEERDEAFIRDLAVKQAEAGADYIDVCAGTAPEVEEETLKWLMEIVQDAVDKPLCIDSPNPKTIEHVLKYAQQPGIINSVSEERNKCEIIYPLIKGTQWQVIGLTCDNRGIPSDVQTRIDIAKILVEKAQKYDISPERIHIDPLVMALATDNQSVQKFVETLVSIKKIFPNVKVTSGLSNVSFGMPLRKVINQAFLTVAIFAGMDSAIMDPCNREMMTTLLAAEAIAGQDRHCRKFSNAYRKGLIGPNKDAAR, encoded by the coding sequence ATGATTATAATTGGAGAAAAAATCAACGGTACAATTCCGCGTGTCAAAAAGGCTATAGAAGAAAGAGATGAAGCTTTTATTCGCGATCTTGCCGTTAAACAGGCAGAAGCAGGCGCCGATTACATCGATGTGTGTGCGGGGACAGCCCCGGAGGTAGAGGAAGAAACTTTAAAATGGCTGATGGAAATTGTCCAGGATGCGGTTGACAAACCTCTATGTATTGACAGCCCAAATCCTAAAACCATAGAGCATGTATTAAAATATGCGCAGCAGCCCGGAATAATAAATTCGGTATCCGAAGAAAGGAATAAATGCGAAATTATATACCCCCTGATAAAAGGTACCCAATGGCAGGTCATCGGGCTTACTTGTGATAATAGAGGAATTCCTTCGGACGTCCAGACAAGGATAGATATAGCAAAAATACTTGTTGAAAAGGCCCAAAAATATGATATTAGCCCCGAGCGGATACATATAGATCCCCTGGTCATGGCACTAGCGACTGATAACCAATCGGTGCAGAAGTTTGTCGAAACATTGGTCAGTATAAAAAAGATCTTTCCAAACGTCAAGGTCACTTCGGGATTAAGCAATGTTTCTTTCGGCATGCCCTTGAGAAAAGTGATCAATCAAGCCTTCTTAACTGTAGCGATCTTTGCAGGAATGGATTCAGCCATCATGGATCCGTGCAATAGAGAAATGATGACAACGCTGCTGGCGGCCGAAGCAATAGCAGGCCAGGATAGACATTGCAGAAAATTCTCTAATGCGTATCGAAAAGGATTGATTGGTCCTAATAAAGACGCTGCACGCTGA
- a CDS encoding DUF1638 domain-containing protein yields MKTVVLACQTIYDELNLAIKETRCEYPVIWLDSEYHLDPDRLRSKLQQEIDSQKNVDNIILAYGFCGNAILGLTASTANLIFPKTDDCISLLLSKPGELKRSKDAYYLTRGWINSPRSFMMDYKYALERYGEEKAIKIFRYMLKNYNKLILIDTGAYNVADCLNEAQKIAEIAGLELIIEKGDLWLLKKMLTGPYDDNFCIVNRGEKVNIAHLGYNYNAQTNYQTLRLSH; encoded by the coding sequence GTGAAAACTGTCGTCCTAGCTTGTCAGACGATATACGATGAATTAAACCTGGCAATTAAGGAAACGCGCTGTGAATATCCCGTCATCTGGTTGGACTCGGAATACCATTTAGACCCCGATCGTTTGAGGTCAAAGCTTCAGCAGGAAATCGACTCTCAAAAAAACGTCGACAACATAATATTGGCATATGGTTTTTGCGGCAATGCAATATTGGGTTTGACAGCCTCTACCGCAAATTTGATTTTTCCGAAAACCGATGATTGTATTTCCCTATTATTGAGTAAACCGGGAGAGCTTAAACGTTCAAAAGATGCTTATTATCTTACCAGAGGCTGGATAAATAGTCCCAGAAGCTTCATGATGGACTACAAGTATGCTTTAGAGCGTTATGGGGAAGAAAAGGCCATAAAAATTTTCCGGTACATGCTAAAGAATTATAATAAACTTATACTTATAGATACAGGAGCGTACAACGTGGCAGATTGTTTGAATGAAGCTCAAAAAATTGCCGAAATTGCCGGGTTAGAGCTAATCATAGAAAAGGGTGATTTGTGGTTGCTTAAAAAAATGTTAACAGGCCCTTACGATGATAATTTTTGCATTGTCAATCGAGGAGAAAAAGTGAATATCGCGCATCTAGGATATAATTACAATGCGCAAACCAACTACCAAACATTGAGGCTTTCTCATTAA
- a CDS encoding MFS transporter, with product MGDNIKPHSSYRWVILAITCLATFIGCYAQFQIPSLAYKLIPDLNLTPSQYASILSAPMLPSIFFSIAVGALADRFGVKRVVTVGFLFAIVGITFRFTAKNYWQMLILMAMAGCSSAFLNANISKLLGAWFPPEKIGSAMGVVLASATGAMAIGTATSAMFPSMKSAFITAGVICAVIAALWVLFMKDKPEGAPDLPAMPVINYLGVAVRSRSIWLVGFAMMFIMGAMMAFSGFLPNALYAVRGIDPVKAGFIASLGTIGGFAGSILGPVICDRLGYMKPFLITAALLSAAGMFYAWQTPLGAIMWVLFIINGFMNASISPMLMSFPMLLPEIGPVYAGSAGGLIATMQLIGAFCIPTFVIAPLAGTNFKLMFGLAAMCYLLAAVVFLFLPELGIKARCKTAAGSSRTA from the coding sequence ATGGGTGATAATATAAAGCCGCACTCTTCGTACCGGTGGGTCATTCTCGCCATTACGTGTTTGGCGACATTTATCGGATGCTATGCCCAGTTTCAGATCCCGTCCCTTGCGTATAAACTTATCCCCGACCTCAATCTAACACCTTCCCAGTACGCCAGCATCCTGTCGGCGCCCATGCTGCCGTCTATCTTCTTTAGTATTGCTGTCGGGGCATTGGCTGACCGATTCGGAGTGAAAAGGGTCGTTACCGTAGGTTTTCTCTTCGCGATAGTGGGGATCACCTTTCGCTTTACAGCGAAAAACTACTGGCAGATGTTAATCCTGATGGCTATGGCCGGGTGCAGCTCGGCTTTCCTGAACGCCAATATCTCAAAACTGCTGGGAGCATGGTTTCCTCCGGAGAAAATCGGCAGCGCTATGGGAGTGGTATTGGCTTCCGCTACTGGCGCAATGGCCATCGGTACAGCTACATCGGCGATGTTCCCGTCCATGAAGAGCGCATTCATTACCGCTGGTGTGATATGTGCGGTAATCGCTGCCCTCTGGGTGTTGTTCATGAAGGATAAGCCCGAAGGAGCACCGGATTTGCCGGCCATGCCGGTGATCAATTACCTGGGTGTCGCTGTTAGAAGCAGGAGTATATGGCTGGTGGGTTTTGCCATGATGTTCATAATGGGTGCCATGATGGCCTTTTCAGGTTTTCTCCCCAATGCGCTTTACGCCGTAAGGGGGATAGATCCCGTTAAGGCCGGTTTTATAGCTTCCCTTGGAACCATAGGGGGATTTGCGGGCAGTATACTCGGCCCCGTTATTTGCGACCGCCTGGGCTATATGAAGCCTTTCCTGATCACAGCGGCCCTTTTATCGGCTGCGGGCATGTTCTACGCCTGGCAGACGCCTCTGGGCGCCATCATGTGGGTGCTGTTCATTATTAATGGTTTTATGAACGCATCTATATCACCGATGCTGATGTCCTTTCCCATGCTGCTTCCCGAAATAGGTCCGGTTTACGCCGGCAGTGCCGGTGGACTCATTGCCACCATGCAGCTGATTGGGGCTTTTTGCATCCCGACATTTGTCATCGCTCCACTGGCGGGTACAAATTTTAAACTTATGTTCGGTTTGGCTGCTATGTGCTATTTATTGGCTGCAGTTGTATTTTTGTTCCTTCCTGAACTCGGTATAAAGGCCCGCTGCAAAACCGCTGCCGGTTCCTCTCGCACTGCTTAA
- a CDS encoding GntR family transcriptional regulator, giving the protein MRLPIYLKIAKDIKEKIKNGELKPGDAIYSENTLCKTYKASRMTVRRGLALLANEGYIYSIPGKGNFVREPDNNIYTLYYDEMKNFISSVDKTKLLEVNIILPNYKLMNSLQITKNKKVVVIRRLFFTEGEPVAYDVKYLPYCKGLPIVEKEIRYATFPEMVAKNTSLFAIKKELIIYAQIPDEETKKYLNIYNELPLMVVEQKLYNREGKPIGLGITYFRGDYCKLYAESYFSESKISEKYKNQAET; this is encoded by the coding sequence ATGCGGTTGCCTATCTATCTTAAAATTGCCAAAGATATTAAAGAAAAAATAAAAAACGGCGAACTTAAGCCGGGAGACGCTATCTATTCCGAAAATACTTTATGTAAGACATATAAAGCCAGCCGTATGACGGTCAGGAGAGGGCTGGCATTGCTTGCCAATGAAGGTTATATATATTCTATTCCCGGGAAAGGAAATTTTGTTCGAGAGCCGGATAATAATATCTATACACTGTATTACGATGAAATGAAAAATTTTATCAGCAGTGTTGATAAAACAAAACTTTTGGAAGTCAATATAATTTTGCCTAACTATAAATTAATGAATAGTTTACAGATCACAAAGAATAAGAAAGTAGTTGTAATCAGGAGGCTCTTTTTTACTGAGGGAGAACCTGTAGCTTACGATGTAAAATACCTGCCTTATTGTAAGGGGTTGCCGATTGTCGAAAAAGAAATACGGTATGCAACTTTTCCAGAGATGGTTGCAAAAAACACCTCGCTTTTTGCGATAAAAAAAGAGCTTATAATTTACGCTCAAATTCCTGACGAGGAAACGAAAAAGTATCTCAATATATATAACGAGTTACCTTTAATGGTGGTGGAGCAGAAACTCTATAATAGAGAAGGAAAGCCGATCGGGTTGGGAATAACGTATTTCAGGGGGGATTACTGCAAGCTGTATGCCGAATCGTATTTTTCTGAAAGCAAAATAAGTGAAAAATACAAAAACCAGGCTGAAACTTGA
- a CDS encoding cobalamin B12-binding domain-containing protein, giving the protein MINLDELKKAVGELDEEKVKQMLTEFVESNPTEEEAQKIVVACQEGMGIVGDLFEKGEYFVGDLIFAGELLTEAINVLKSVIGGKSAQKVGTIVLGTVHGDLHDIGKNIFRSMAEAAGFEVYDLGIDQPVSAFVEKVKEVKPDIVGMSGVLTLAIESMKATVEGLKQAGLRDKVKIIIGGNPVTKEACEYVGADAFTTNAAEGVKICQGWVK; this is encoded by the coding sequence ATGATAAATTTAGATGAGTTAAAAAAGGCAGTCGGCGAATTGGATGAGGAAAAGGTAAAGCAAATGCTTACGGAGTTCGTTGAATCAAATCCCACCGAAGAGGAAGCACAGAAAATAGTTGTCGCATGTCAGGAAGGAATGGGAATAGTAGGAGACCTGTTCGAAAAAGGCGAATACTTTGTGGGTGACCTTATTTTCGCCGGAGAACTGCTTACGGAAGCCATCAATGTCCTAAAATCTGTCATAGGTGGTAAAAGTGCGCAGAAGGTAGGCACAATAGTACTGGGCACGGTTCACGGCGATTTGCACGACATCGGCAAAAATATATTCCGCAGTATGGCCGAGGCTGCTGGATTTGAGGTGTACGATTTGGGGATCGACCAGCCGGTGAGCGCCTTTGTGGAAAAGGTAAAGGAAGTCAAACCGGATATAGTGGGAATGAGCGGGGTTCTCACGCTCGCCATAGAATCCATGAAGGCCACGGTGGAAGGGCTAAAGCAAGCCGGTTTGAGAGATAAAGTCAAGATTATAATCGGGGGCAATCCCGTGACAAAAGAAGCCTGCGAATACGTAGGAGCCGATGCCTTTACGACCAACGCCGCGGAAGGCGTTAAAATATGTCAGGGGTGGGTGAAATAA
- a CDS encoding ASKHA domain-containing protein produces the protein MIGESETIASACAFAGFPLDQVCGGRGTCGKCKVEIVKNGETKEVLACQEKVSDELIILLKRDQINKKVNILTEGDLIPVEFDPAVKKVYIEKESLKTPPCSGDWENINNLLNVDIKTPSLELLQKLSNILHKQDISGITLTYWHNELLDLDVNNTEKDLYGFAIDVGTTTVVAYLYNLHTGERMGIYSALNGQVSEGADVITRILACINNPGGLAKLQEKILDTINQLVEQAVNEHHIDNGDIYYVALCGNSTMQHLFLGLNPEFLGKSPFTSTTTSGVVTKAKQLNININPNAIVYFLPLIGGFVGADTLAVLLSLPETDHLGYRLIIDLGTNGEIVIGNKDRMLAASTAAGPALEGGGIQFGMRGTTGAIERVNLQNGNIAIKVIGGGKPTGICGSGLIDAVAEMLRVGIITETGKLLKKEEYLNTCPPEYRGLADRLETIDGINCFILATEEQSQNGQKIYITQKDIRAVQLAKSAIYTGCNLLVQEYGIKPEQLKEILIAGAFGNYIDIEKGQYIGLLPSWGVPTRSIGNAAGAGVQLFMLSKEIREKTYDIQRKVTHIELATNPYFQKEYLKNLNFSKCNNSYR, from the coding sequence ATGATTGGCGAAAGCGAAACAATTGCATCCGCTTGCGCCTTTGCAGGTTTTCCACTGGATCAGGTTTGCGGAGGCAGGGGGACCTGCGGAAAATGCAAAGTGGAAATTGTCAAAAACGGGGAAACAAAAGAGGTTCTAGCATGCCAGGAAAAAGTGAGCGATGAGCTAATAATACTGTTGAAGAGAGATCAGATAAATAAAAAGGTCAATATTCTGACAGAAGGCGATCTTATACCTGTCGAATTTGACCCTGCCGTAAAAAAAGTTTATATAGAAAAAGAATCCCTCAAAACCCCTCCCTGTTCGGGTGATTGGGAAAACATAAATAATTTATTGAATGTCGATATAAAAACTCCTTCACTGGAATTGCTTCAAAAATTATCAAATATTTTGCACAAGCAGGATATAAGCGGTATCACACTCACTTATTGGCACAACGAGCTGCTAGACCTGGACGTAAACAACACCGAAAAAGACTTATACGGTTTTGCCATAGACGTTGGCACCACAACGGTAGTAGCATATTTATACAATCTTCACACGGGAGAAAGGATGGGTATTTATTCGGCATTAAACGGTCAGGTTTCCGAAGGTGCCGATGTAATTACAAGAATCCTCGCTTGCATAAATAATCCCGGTGGCCTGGCAAAACTTCAGGAGAAAATCTTAGACACGATCAATCAATTAGTCGAACAGGCCGTGAACGAACACCATATCGATAACGGTGATATTTATTACGTTGCTCTCTGCGGAAACTCTACGATGCAGCACTTGTTTTTGGGTTTAAATCCCGAGTTTCTTGGTAAATCCCCGTTTACCAGCACCACAACGAGCGGTGTCGTTACGAAAGCAAAACAGCTTAATATAAACATAAATCCTAACGCAATCGTATACTTCTTGCCCCTGATCGGAGGTTTTGTAGGCGCTGATACTTTAGCAGTATTACTTTCTCTCCCCGAAACCGATCATCTCGGATATCGATTGATAATAGATTTGGGAACAAATGGCGAAATCGTCATCGGAAACAAAGACAGAATGCTCGCCGCTTCAACGGCTGCAGGACCGGCTCTAGAGGGAGGCGGGATACAGTTCGGTATGCGGGGAACCACCGGGGCTATAGAGAGGGTAAATCTTCAAAACGGAAACATTGCCATTAAAGTAATAGGCGGTGGTAAGCCCACCGGTATCTGTGGTTCCGGATTAATCGACGCAGTGGCGGAAATGCTGAGGGTTGGTATTATTACGGAGACTGGAAAACTGCTGAAAAAAGAAGAATATCTCAATACATGCCCTCCGGAATACAGAGGACTGGCAGACCGGTTGGAAACAATAGACGGTATAAATTGCTTCATTCTCGCTACCGAAGAACAGTCTCAAAACGGCCAAAAGATATATATCACTCAAAAAGATATTCGGGCTGTTCAGCTGGCAAAATCAGCCATATACACCGGGTGTAACCTTTTAGTTCAGGAATATGGAATTAAACCGGAACAGCTCAAGGAAATTCTCATTGCCGGAGCTTTCGGCAATTATATCGACATTGAAAAGGGGCAATATATTGGCCTTTTGCCTTCTTGGGGCGTTCCGACCCGTTCCATAGGCAATGCAGCAGGGGCTGGAGTACAACTTTTCATGTTGTCTAAAGAAATTCGCGAAAAAACCTACGATATTCAAAGAAAGGTAACGCATATAGAGTTAGCTACAAATCCATATTTCCAGAAGGAGTACCTTAAAAATTTGAATTTCTCAAAGTGTAATAATTCATACCGTTAA